In Petrotoga mexicana DSM 14811, a single window of DNA contains:
- a CDS encoding YgeY family selenium metabolism-linked hydrolase produces the protein MNYQQILSKAEEYKKDMTRFLRDMIAIPSESGKEKEVILRIKEEMEKVGFDRINIDPMGNILGYIGSGKHLIAMDAHIDTVGIGDINLWNYDPYKGYEDEEIIVGRGASDQEGGMASMVYGAKIIKDLDLFDDYTLLITGTVQEEDCDGLCWQYIIEEDKIKPEFVVITEPTSCNIYRGQRGRMEIKVSTHGISCHGSAPERGDNAIYKMADVIKELQVLHTCLKDDDFLGKGSLTVSEIFFSSPSRCAVADGCSISIDRRLTWGENWNNALKEIKNLPSSAKYNADVELYTYEKPSYTGLVYPTQAYFPAWVLSEDHPACKTLIDAYQNLFEEKPLVDKWTFSTNGVSIMGRYGISCIGFGPGHEDQAHAPNEKTWKSELVKAAAMYACIPKLYVQKYS, from the coding sequence ATGAATTACCAACAAATACTATCAAAAGCAGAAGAGTATAAAAAAGATATGACTAGATTTCTGAGGGACATGATTGCCATTCCGAGTGAAAGTGGAAAAGAAAAAGAGGTTATTTTACGAATTAAAGAGGAGATGGAAAAAGTTGGTTTCGATCGAATAAACATCGATCCTATGGGAAACATTCTAGGTTACATCGGCAGTGGAAAACACTTAATAGCTATGGATGCTCATATAGACACAGTAGGTATTGGAGATATAAATTTATGGAATTACGATCCGTATAAAGGTTACGAAGATGAGGAAATTATAGTTGGAAGAGGGGCAAGTGATCAAGAAGGCGGGATGGCTTCTATGGTTTATGGAGCCAAGATTATCAAAGATTTAGATTTATTTGATGATTATACACTATTAATTACTGGAACAGTTCAAGAAGAAGATTGTGATGGACTCTGTTGGCAATATATCATCGAAGAGGATAAAATTAAACCTGAATTTGTTGTTATTACAGAACCAACTTCTTGCAATATATATAGAGGCCAACGTGGGCGGATGGAAATTAAAGTATCAACGCATGGTATTAGTTGTCATGGTTCAGCTCCGGAAAGAGGAGACAACGCTATATATAAAATGGCTGACGTTATAAAAGAGCTCCAAGTATTACACACTTGTTTAAAAGATGATGATTTCTTAGGAAAAGGTAGTCTGACAGTTTCTGAAATCTTTTTTTCTTCTCCTTCAAGATGTGCGGTTGCAGATGGTTGCTCAATATCTATAGATAGAAGGTTGACTTGGGGAGAAAATTGGAATAATGCGTTAAAAGAGATTAAAAACTTACCTTCATCTGCAAAATACAATGCCGATGTGGAACTTTACACTTATGAAAAGCCATCCTACACTGGATTAGTATATCCCACACAAGCGTATTTTCCTGCCTGGGTACTATCGGAAGATCATCCTGCTTGTAAAACTCTCATAGATGCATATCAAAACTTATTTGAAGAAAAACCATTGGTAGATAAATGGACTTTTTCCACCAACGGTGTTTCAATAATGGGAAGGTATGGTATATCGTGTATTGGATTCGGTCCGGGACATGAAGATCAAGCACACGCTCCCAACGAAAAAACTTGGAAAAGCGAGTTAGTTAAGGCTGCTGCAATGTATGCATGCATTCCTAAACTGTACGTTCAAAAATACTCGTAA